Proteins encoded within one genomic window of Legionella sp. PC997:
- the rluD gene encoding 23S rRNA pseudouridine(1911/1915/1917) synthase RluD, translating to MIEHIHKQLTVPREYHNQRIDSVLAHLLPDYSRSQLSNWIKSGTIILNQRPCKPKDKVLDGDVIEINVDFTFTEQDFNQCAAEEIPLNIVYEDEELLVLNKPENMVVHPGAGNREHTLVNALLHHAPTLHHLPRAGIIHRLDKDTTGLLVVAKTLPAHTSLIRQMQAREIQRHYVTLVQGHIISGGTIDTGFGRHPRNRLKMAVQEQGRQAITHYSVKKQYQDFTLLDVNLMTGRTHQIRVHLAYIHHPVVGDPLYGGRMRFPTHATEELRTLLQDFKRQALHAATLSFYHPKTENELTFKAPLPDDFTLLLNTLDAHYED from the coding sequence ATGATAGAACATATTCATAAACAATTAACTGTACCTCGCGAGTATCACAATCAAAGAATTGACAGTGTGCTCGCGCATCTACTTCCAGATTACTCTCGTTCGCAACTCAGTAATTGGATTAAAAGCGGAACAATAATACTCAATCAAAGACCATGCAAACCCAAAGACAAGGTTTTAGATGGCGATGTGATTGAAATTAACGTTGATTTTACCTTTACGGAGCAGGATTTTAATCAATGTGCGGCCGAAGAAATTCCTTTAAATATAGTTTATGAGGACGAAGAGCTTTTAGTACTCAATAAACCAGAAAATATGGTAGTTCATCCTGGAGCTGGGAATAGAGAGCATACCTTAGTGAATGCTCTGCTGCATCATGCCCCCACCTTACACCATTTACCGAGGGCGGGCATTATTCATCGATTAGATAAAGATACAACAGGTTTATTGGTCGTAGCAAAAACTTTACCAGCACATACCTCTTTAATACGACAAATGCAAGCTCGCGAAATTCAGCGTCATTATGTTACTTTAGTCCAAGGTCATATTATTTCTGGCGGGACAATTGATACTGGTTTTGGACGACACCCAAGAAATCGATTAAAAATGGCTGTTCAGGAGCAAGGACGACAAGCCATCACCCATTATTCGGTAAAAAAACAATATCAGGATTTTACTTTATTAGACGTCAATTTAATGACTGGGCGAACCCATCAAATAAGAGTTCATTTAGCTTACATCCACCACCCCGTAGTCGGTGATCCATTGTATGGTGGTCGTATGCGATTTCCAACTCATGCCACCGAAGAGTTACGTACCCTACTCCAAGATTTTAAAAGACAAGCCCTGCATGCTGCCACACTCTCATTTTATCATCCCAAAACGGAAAATGAGTTGACGTTTAAGGCTCCCCTGCCTGATGATTTTACCCTTCTTCTTAACACATTGGACGCGCATTATGAAGACTAA
- the miaB gene encoding tRNA (N6-isopentenyl adenosine(37)-C2)-methylthiotransferase MiaB, with protein MAKKLYIKTNGCQMNEYDSTKMAEVLLQSHGLVKTERVEEADVILLNTCSIREKAQEKVFSQLGQWREYKAKNPHVVIGVGGCVASQEGEDIIKRAPFVDIVFGPQTLHRLPALLNQRMEKKKPVVDISFPEIEKFDHLPAPKAEGPTAFVSIMEGCSKYCSFCVVPYTRGTEISRPFDDVLAECYQLATQGVREINLLGQNVNDYRGKMEQGDIADLALLIHYLAAIEGIGRIRFTTSHPLAFSDNLINAYAEVPELANHLHLPVQSGSDRILGLMKRGYTALEFKSKIRKLRKVRPDIRLSTDIIVGFPGETDKDFQDTMDLVHEIGFDTSFSFIYSPRPGTPAANLPDDTPLEVKKQRLQILQNRLLLQASRYSQSMTGSIQKILVTGHAKKDSQQLSGRTECNRVVNFDGPAHLIGQFVDVQISEALPNSLRGRLTAVETETI; from the coding sequence ATGGCTAAAAAATTATACATCAAAACCAACGGCTGCCAGATGAATGAATATGATTCAACTAAAATGGCAGAAGTTTTGTTGCAATCACATGGCTTAGTCAAAACTGAACGTGTTGAAGAAGCCGATGTAATATTGCTCAACACCTGTTCTATTCGTGAAAAAGCACAAGAGAAGGTCTTTTCTCAATTAGGTCAATGGCGAGAATATAAAGCTAAAAATCCCCATGTGGTTATAGGTGTAGGTGGTTGTGTTGCTAGCCAAGAAGGTGAAGATATTATTAAACGTGCACCTTTTGTTGATATCGTGTTTGGTCCACAAACCTTACATCGACTTCCAGCATTACTAAACCAACGAATGGAAAAGAAAAAGCCTGTTGTTGATATCAGTTTCCCTGAAATCGAAAAGTTTGATCATTTACCAGCACCCAAAGCTGAAGGACCCACTGCATTTGTTTCGATAATGGAAGGCTGTAGCAAATACTGTAGTTTCTGTGTTGTACCCTATACACGGGGTACGGAGATTAGCCGTCCATTCGATGATGTGCTTGCTGAGTGTTATCAATTAGCAACTCAAGGCGTCAGAGAAATCAATTTATTAGGACAAAACGTTAACGATTATCGTGGGAAAATGGAACAGGGTGATATCGCCGATTTGGCCCTTTTAATTCATTATCTTGCTGCCATAGAAGGAATAGGTAGAATCCGTTTTACAACATCGCACCCTTTGGCATTCTCAGATAATTTAATTAATGCCTATGCAGAAGTACCTGAATTAGCAAATCATCTACATTTACCGGTACAAAGCGGTTCTGACCGTATTTTAGGTCTAATGAAGCGAGGGTATACGGCATTAGAATTCAAATCCAAGATTAGAAAACTGCGTAAAGTACGCCCAGATATTCGTTTATCTACGGATATTATTGTTGGTTTTCCAGGTGAAACAGATAAAGATTTTCAGGACACCATGGATTTAGTTCATGAAATAGGGTTTGATACCTCCTTTAGTTTTATTTACAGTCCAAGACCAGGTACCCCTGCAGCGAATTTACCCGATGACACCCCTCTCGAGGTAAAAAAACAAAGATTACAGATCTTACAAAATAGACTGCTATTACAAGCATCTCGTTACAGTCAGTCAATGACTGGCAGCATTCAGAAAATATTAGTTACCGGTCATGCTAAAAAAGACTCTCAACAACTTTCGGGTCGTACCGAATGCAATCGAGTGGTAAATTTTGACGGTCCAGCTCATTTAATAGGGCAATTTGTTGATGTCCAAATCAGTGAGGCATTACCTAACTCCTTACGAGGTCGTCTCACCGCAGTTGAGACTGAAACGATTTGA
- a CDS encoding MFS transporter — MAHYNTRSASVANFGIQSIMPWMVWGLGCLFYFYECLLQVSPSVMSNELMRDFSVTSQTLGILSGVYFYSYAAMQLPGGVLMDYFGPHRLLTLATVVCAVSTIAFGMTDNFFMACVARLMIGFGSAFAAVGTMKLAANWFPAQRFALLTGLMVTIGMLGAIGGEAPLALLIENFGWRHSMLIMGTIGLILAVLLIVIAKDTPKNHEIVHSHHPIEEEHLIPSLLALMKNKQLWLVACYGGLMYMATPVFCGLWGVPFLINKMMITKTTAANYISLVFIGWAIASPLWGILSNRIGLRKPPMYIGCIGALICSLLFIFVPISTAIYMELLLFAFGIFSAGFLPAFTVAKELCNKKYVATGLSFMNMMNMVGIAIAQPLIGYILDKMWQGEMNGNVRVYPLEAYHTGLAILPLGMLVALIILPKIKETYCQSVH, encoded by the coding sequence ATGGCACACTACAATACACGGTCCGCATCAGTAGCAAATTTTGGGATACAATCAATAATGCCTTGGATGGTATGGGGCTTAGGTTGCTTATTTTATTTTTACGAATGTCTTTTACAAGTTTCACCTAGCGTTATGAGTAACGAATTGATGAGGGATTTCTCAGTTACCAGCCAAACATTAGGAATTTTATCCGGTGTCTATTTTTATTCTTATGCGGCCATGCAATTACCGGGCGGGGTATTAATGGATTATTTTGGGCCCCATCGGTTGCTTACTTTGGCAACAGTTGTATGTGCGGTAAGTACTATTGCATTTGGAATGACGGATAATTTTTTTATGGCCTGTGTGGCTCGTTTGATGATAGGCTTTGGCTCCGCATTTGCCGCGGTAGGCACTATGAAACTTGCAGCGAATTGGTTTCCAGCTCAACGTTTTGCCTTACTTACTGGTCTCATGGTCACAATAGGGATGCTCGGAGCTATTGGTGGAGAAGCGCCTCTTGCTTTATTAATTGAGAATTTTGGATGGCGCCACAGTATGCTCATTATGGGTACTATTGGACTTATTCTTGCAGTCTTACTTATTGTTATAGCCAAAGATACTCCTAAAAATCACGAAATAGTTCACTCACATCATCCTATTGAAGAAGAACATCTCATTCCCAGCTTATTAGCTCTGATGAAGAATAAACAACTTTGGTTAGTGGCATGCTATGGCGGTCTGATGTATATGGCAACTCCAGTTTTTTGTGGCCTCTGGGGAGTCCCTTTTTTGATAAATAAAATGATGATTACTAAGACGACTGCGGCAAACTATATTTCGCTAGTTTTCATTGGCTGGGCAATTGCTAGCCCCTTATGGGGAATACTTTCCAATCGTATTGGATTGCGCAAACCACCTATGTACATTGGATGTATTGGCGCACTTATATGCTCTCTACTCTTTATTTTTGTTCCAATTAGTACCGCAATTTATATGGAACTTTTATTATTTGCATTTGGTATTTTTTCAGCGGGGTTTTTACCTGCATTTACCGTGGCCAAAGAATTATGTAATAAAAAATATGTTGCTACAGGTTTAAGCTTTATGAACATGATGAACATGGTAGGTATAGCAATTGCACAACCGCTCATTGGTTATATTCTTGACAAGATGTGGCAAGGTGAAATGAATGGAAATGTTAGAGTTTATCCCTTGGAGGCTTATCATACAGGACTAGCGATTCTCCCGCTAGGAATGCTCGTTGCCTTAATTATTTTACCGAAAATTAAAGAAACTTATTGCCAAAGTGTACATTAA
- a CDS encoding L,D-transpeptidase: MISMTVSICLWSMSQLALAYTRYGETLCNSPDYFCMKVKNGEDWEKLFPNAEERDMVRRINRMNVSLRPGMTIAVPKNIDRLTIYDVSPFPRYIDSEGEKTIYVSQKKLAWAAYDQDGELLWWGPISAGIGKCTGVIGGCSTPTGSFRVIRKQDIDCVSTVFPRRSDGNDGGALMPYCMHFFRGYALHGSYEVPGYRASHGCVRMFIEDARWLNEEFVDLPGDGMKGTRVVVDSAD; this comes from the coding sequence ATGATATCAATGACAGTATCTATTTGTTTATGGTCAATGAGTCAACTTGCTCTCGCCTATACGCGATACGGTGAAACTTTATGTAACTCACCTGATTATTTTTGTATGAAAGTTAAAAATGGAGAGGACTGGGAGAAGTTGTTTCCTAATGCTGAAGAACGAGATATGGTACGGCGAATCAATCGTATGAATGTCTCATTACGTCCAGGGATGACTATTGCTGTGCCCAAAAATATCGATCGATTAACTATCTATGATGTTTCCCCCTTCCCTAGGTATATTGACTCCGAAGGAGAAAAAACAATTTATGTAAGTCAAAAAAAATTAGCCTGGGCTGCCTATGATCAAGATGGGGAACTACTCTGGTGGGGGCCTATTTCCGCAGGAATAGGAAAGTGCACCGGGGTTATAGGGGGATGTAGTACTCCCACAGGTTCTTTTCGTGTTATTCGCAAACAAGACATAGACTGTGTTTCCACTGTTTTTCCTAGAAGATCTGACGGGAATGATGGTGGAGCATTAATGCCTTATTGTATGCATTTCTTCAGAGGCTATGCACTCCATGGTAGTTATGAAGTCCCTGGATACAGAGCCAGCCATGGTTGTGTCAGAATGTTTATTGAGGACGCACGTTGGCTTAACGAAGAATTTGTGGATCTTCCCGGTGATGGTATGAAAGGAACTCGAGTAGTTGTAGACTCCGCTGATTAA
- the fliS gene encoding flagellar export chaperone FliS gives MKNSNQQVINQYKTIELQTRIDAASPHELINLLLQGARTHIATAQGNIDRSEVQQKGEHISKALSIIEGLKTSLNHEHGGEIAENLLQIYMHIEYLLLKANLNNDKELLSQSNSLLAQVHEAWQKVSPGHPESEE, from the coding sequence ATGAAAAATTCTAATCAACAAGTTATAAATCAATATAAGACTATTGAATTACAAACTCGTATTGATGCAGCCTCCCCTCATGAATTAATTAATTTATTATTACAAGGAGCACGAACACATATTGCGACTGCTCAAGGTAATATTGATCGTAGTGAAGTTCAACAAAAGGGGGAACATATTAGTAAAGCACTCAGTATTATTGAAGGTTTAAAAACTAGTCTAAATCATGAACACGGCGGTGAAATAGCAGAGAACTTACTCCAAATATACATGCATATTGAATACTTGCTCTTAAAAGCCAATCTTAATAATGACAAGGAACTATTATCTCAATCCAATTCATTGCTGGCTCAAGTGCACGAAGCTTGGCAAAAAGTTTCTCCTGGCCATCCAGAGTCCGAGGAGTAA
- the fliD gene encoding flagellar filament capping protein FliD, with translation MGLSTPGIGSGLDIKAMVESMVKADLMPLQLRHDKKLNSVTTELSAFGQLKSAMSSFQTTLDTLSHASEFNKMNCLLSETGYISASLTGQAIEGIYQIKVNQLAQSQSLVSGYFTNNNSSIGSGSITINFGTYSNNNSTFTLNTEVSPITININSGNDSLTEVCDAINAANAGVTASIVQDATGSRLTLTSSQTGEKYAMQITGSLSALNYDPTTSNASLSQTMAAQNSQVQINGLLLSESSNQFKNAITGITLDLQKADPGTTVSLTVKKDVEHLKGLINDFVKKYNDFINFLTTLTGFDMETRKRGVLQGDDKLRELKTNLYNLATNPLTTVGSIKSLGDLGITSDKNGLLEIDSERLDEVINKNYQDISQLFAKKITATDPGIKINSVDTKVVAGTYDVILNEYTPGVSMAGTIGGILATSTDGITLNGTGDFNSLSVDVLSGLTGNRGQIIVSDGLASLIDGYLESLVDENGEIAERIDRLNTQAKQLDEMQERINDRSITLEKRYYKQWNAVDLLISQMQNTSNTLTQILSNLPKFKSK, from the coding sequence ATGGGCCTATCAACTCCAGGCATTGGATCAGGTTTGGATATTAAAGCAATGGTCGAAAGCATGGTAAAAGCCGATCTCATGCCTTTACAGTTGCGACATGACAAAAAGCTTAATTCCGTCACAACCGAACTGTCTGCTTTTGGACAACTAAAAAGTGCCATGTCCAGCTTTCAAACAACACTCGATACCCTATCTCACGCTAGTGAATTTAATAAAATGAATTGCTTACTTAGCGAAACTGGATATATATCTGCCTCTCTTACAGGACAAGCAATTGAAGGCATATATCAAATTAAAGTAAATCAATTAGCCCAGTCACAAAGCCTTGTAAGTGGCTATTTCACTAATAATAATTCTTCAATAGGTAGTGGTAGCATAACGATAAATTTTGGTACCTACAGCAATAATAATTCCACGTTTACATTAAATACTGAGGTATCACCAATAACAATTAACATCAATTCTGGAAATGATAGCCTTACTGAAGTATGTGATGCAATTAATGCTGCAAATGCAGGAGTTACAGCATCAATTGTACAAGATGCTACCGGCTCAAGATTGACCCTCACCTCATCTCAAACAGGTGAAAAATATGCAATGCAAATTACAGGTAGTTTGAGTGCTTTGAATTATGATCCAACAACGAGCAATGCCTCATTAAGTCAAACCATGGCTGCCCAAAATAGCCAAGTCCAAATTAATGGTTTGCTTCTTAGTGAAAGCAGCAATCAATTTAAGAATGCAATTACGGGCATCACTCTCGACTTACAAAAGGCTGATCCAGGGACCACAGTGTCCTTGACGGTAAAAAAAGATGTCGAACATCTTAAAGGTTTAATTAATGATTTCGTAAAAAAATATAATGATTTCATTAACTTCCTCACAACCTTAACCGGTTTCGATATGGAAACTAGAAAAAGAGGCGTTCTACAAGGCGATGATAAATTAAGAGAATTAAAAACAAACTTATATAACTTAGCTACTAACCCATTAACTACAGTTGGCTCAATTAAAAGTCTTGGAGACTTGGGAATCACAAGTGATAAAAATGGTTTATTAGAAATTGATTCTGAAAGATTGGATGAGGTAATCAATAAAAATTATCAAGACATTAGTCAATTATTTGCAAAAAAAATAACCGCCACCGATCCAGGTATTAAAATTAATTCTGTGGATACTAAAGTTGTTGCCGGAACCTATGATGTTATTTTAAACGAATATACTCCTGGAGTTAGTATGGCTGGAACTATAGGAGGTATTTTAGCAACTTCAACAGATGGAATTACTCTAAATGGCACAGGTGACTTCAATTCCTTATCAGTTGATGTACTTTCTGGACTCACAGGGAACAGGGGGCAAATAATTGTCAGTGATGGTTTAGCCTCATTGATTGATGGCTATTTAGAATCCCTGGTAGATGAAAATGGTGAAATTGCAGAAAGAATAGATCGCTTAAACACCCAAGCAAAACAATTAGACGAAATGCAAGAGCGCATTAATGATCGCAGCATAACTCTTGAAAAAAGATACTACAAACAATGGAATGCGGTAGATCTCTTAATCTCCCAGATGCAAAACACCAGCAATACGCTCACCCAAATCTTGTCGAATCTACCCAAATTCAAAAGCAAATAA
- a CDS encoding flagellar protein FlaG, which yields MTMESIPPANNKLLQTDSVKLKDKNIKPVTKCATSDLNLDTDSKQAIDHATGLLQTIVTDKISDKVIRKIPSDEYLHLLNLLDGIISGSIDKHV from the coding sequence ATGACTATGGAATCGATACCTCCAGCAAATAATAAATTGCTACAAACAGATTCAGTCAAACTAAAAGATAAAAACATTAAACCTGTGACAAAATGTGCCACATCCGATCTAAATCTAGATACAGACTCAAAACAGGCCATAGATCACGCCACAGGTCTATTGCAAACTATAGTTACCGATAAAATCTCAGACAAAGTAATTCGCAAAATACCCTCCGATGAGTATTTGCATTTACTGAACTTGCTTGATGGGATAATTAGTGGTTCTATAGACAAACATGTTTAA
- a CDS encoding flagellin, with the protein MAQIINTNVPSLVAQRNLSKSSNAMATAIQRLSSGLKINSAKDDAAGLAIATNMTSQIRGMDQAVKNANDGISLAQVAEGAMQESTNLLQRMRELALQSANGTYSQSNRQSLQNEVNNLLSEMDHIALSTQFNGQSILNGSYTNASLQIGSNAGETLSFSINSIGSSTIGSIAYQQGSTVTGNAAADITVALGTNSAISISSSANFVGTANGQDSSSAYAKAAAINAAGVPGLTVTASTAGTATVGAIGGNAGDTYNLNINGVDIFTNQDVATALTNTNLMDAINAVSSQTGVVASLNGGSMTLTAADGRNIAVTESGTGFTAGTDGLTVTGGSFAATLRGNLTMSAAQAITLGGTVADIGLSSTISLDTNGVNSIDITTQSGAEQAILRISSALDSVTNNRAALGALQNRLDATVANLQNVSDNMSAARSRIQDTDYAAEMASLTKNQILQQAGTAMLAQANAMPQSVLSLLG; encoded by the coding sequence ATGGCTCAAATTATTAATACTAACGTACCGTCGCTAGTTGCCCAACGTAACTTGTCTAAATCAAGTAACGCTATGGCGACTGCAATCCAAAGATTATCATCCGGTCTAAAAATTAATAGCGCTAAAGATGATGCTGCAGGGTTAGCAATTGCTACAAATATGACATCTCAAATTCGTGGTATGGACCAAGCTGTAAAAAATGCGAATGACGGGATTTCATTGGCCCAGGTTGCTGAAGGTGCAATGCAAGAATCAACGAACCTTTTACAACGTATGAGAGAGTTGGCACTGCAATCTGCAAACGGAACCTATAGCCAATCAAACCGTCAATCATTACAAAATGAAGTAAATAACCTTCTAAGTGAAATGGACCATATCGCTTTAAGTACGCAATTTAATGGTCAAAGCATTTTGAATGGTTCTTATACCAACGCTTCTCTGCAAATTGGTTCAAATGCGGGTGAAACTCTTTCGTTTTCAATCAATAGTATAGGCTCTTCAACAATAGGTAGCATTGCTTATCAACAAGGAAGTACAGTTACGGGCAACGCCGCTGCAGACATTACCGTTGCTCTAGGCACTAACTCTGCAATCAGCATTAGCTCTTCCGCAAACTTTGTGGGTACGGCAAACGGTCAAGACAGCTCCTCTGCATATGCCAAAGCAGCAGCAATTAATGCAGCTGGTGTTCCCGGTTTAACTGTAACTGCATCCACTGCCGGTACTGCAACTGTTGGAGCTATAGGGGGAAATGCGGGGGATACTTATAACCTAAATATTAATGGTGTGGACATTTTTACCAACCAAGACGTCGCCACTGCCCTCACTAATACCAACCTTATGGATGCAATCAACGCTGTGAGTAGCCAGACTGGAGTGGTAGCTTCTCTCAACGGTGGTAGCATGACCTTAACTGCAGCTGATGGAAGAAATATAGCAGTAACTGAAAGCGGTACTGGTTTTACTGCAGGTACTGACGGACTGACCGTTACAGGCGGTTCATTTGCTGCTACCTTACGTGGAAATCTCACTATGAGTGCTGCACAAGCCATTACTTTAGGTGGGACTGTGGCTGATATTGGTTTATCAAGCACGATAAGTCTGGATACTAATGGAGTTAATAGTATTGACATTACCACTCAATCTGGAGCTGAACAGGCTATACTGAGAATTAGTTCTGCTTTAGATAGCGTTACTAACAACCGAGCTGCATTGGGTGCTTTGCAAAACCGACTTGATGCTACAGTAGCTAACCTGCAAAACGTATCTGATAACATGTCTGCTGCACGCAGCCGTATTCAAGATACAGATTATGCAGCTGAAATGGCATCTTTAACTAAGAACCAAATCCTGCAACAAGCAGGAACAGCAATGTTGGCCCAAGCAAATGCAATGCCACAATCTGTTCTTTCCTTGTTAGGATAG
- the accD gene encoding acetyl-CoA carboxylase, carboxyltransferase subunit beta: MSWFKKLLPSRVSTDFSQKKGVPEGLWLKCSGCSEVLYSTELERNLMVCPSCNFHHRISARVRIKQFLDEGGQEEIAASLEPQDRLKFRDSKKYKDRIAQAQKATGEKEALIIVKGTLLQQPVVVGSFEFNFMGGSMGATVGEKFVRAIQVAMKEQRPYICFTASGGARMQEGLFSLMQMAKTSAALAQFAEMGLPFIVVLTDPTMGGVSASFGSLGDLIIAEPNALIGFAGPRVIEQTVRQTLPEGFQRSEFLLEHGHIDMILERKDIRPVVAELIAKLTRKSTGDLVTKAVSY; the protein is encoded by the coding sequence ATGAGTTGGTTTAAAAAACTGTTGCCCTCAAGAGTTAGTACAGACTTCTCCCAAAAAAAAGGAGTTCCTGAAGGTCTATGGCTGAAATGTTCAGGCTGTAGTGAAGTGCTTTATAGTACAGAATTAGAAAGAAATTTAATGGTTTGCCCATCTTGTAACTTTCATCACAGGATATCAGCACGTGTTCGAATTAAGCAATTTCTCGATGAAGGTGGCCAGGAAGAAATTGCTGCCTCTTTGGAGCCCCAAGATCGATTAAAGTTCAGAGATTCAAAAAAATACAAAGATCGAATCGCCCAAGCTCAAAAAGCAACTGGTGAGAAAGAGGCTCTAATCATTGTTAAAGGGACGCTATTACAGCAACCAGTAGTGGTTGGCTCCTTTGAGTTCAACTTCATGGGTGGATCCATGGGGGCTACAGTCGGAGAGAAATTTGTCCGTGCAATTCAAGTAGCAATGAAAGAACAAAGACCTTATATTTGTTTTACTGCCAGTGGTGGGGCACGTATGCAAGAAGGACTTTTTTCTTTAATGCAAATGGCTAAAACTTCAGCTGCTCTTGCCCAATTCGCTGAAATGGGTTTGCCTTTTATTGTAGTTCTAACTGATCCGACCATGGGCGGGGTTTCTGCTAGTTTTGGAAGTCTTGGTGATCTAATTATTGCTGAACCCAATGCATTAATTGGCTTTGCTGGTCCAAGAGTTATTGAGCAAACTGTAAGACAAACCTTACCCGAAGGATTTCAACGGAGCGAGTTTTTGTTAGAACATGGACATATTGACATGATTCTGGAACGAAAAGATATTCGTCCAGTTGTTGCTGAATTGATAGCTAAACTAACCCGTAAAAGTACAGGGGATTTAGTTACCAAAGCAGTATCGTATTAG
- the folC gene encoding bifunctional tetrahydrofolate synthase/dihydrofolate synthase, producing the protein MEHSPTVAFPKRSVDEWLHYLETRTTQEIQLGLTRIMEVAKKTSLQLPDCPVITVGGTNGKGSTVTALETIYHVAGYKVGAFTSPHLIQFNERIRVNLTPIADEELCEAFSIIDEACGGSILTYFEMTTLAALWFFKKMKLDIIILEVGLGGRLDATNIVDAALSIITTIDFDHQDYLGDTLDAIGYEKAGILRPGKPFIYADTDPPTTVTDVATQLGVPAYFWGQEFSIHEQDSTWELHYNELEFPSLYGLPKPSIQLKSAAAAITACLLLANDLPVMHHHFQIAMQRVFIPGRLQVHEDIVSTLFDVSHNPQSARLLANKLRTMEKAKVHAVFSALKDKDILGLIMPLKDCIDHWYPAQLQNKRAASEDLLLTFFKNAEIPVEICYNNPLVAFETALKQAKPGDLIVVYGSFFTVSHVMANRRFNEISN; encoded by the coding sequence ATGGAACATTCACCTACAGTAGCGTTTCCCAAGAGATCTGTTGATGAGTGGCTCCACTATCTAGAAACAAGAACTACTCAAGAAATACAACTTGGTTTAACCCGTATCATGGAGGTTGCAAAAAAAACATCTTTGCAACTTCCTGATTGTCCCGTTATTACTGTGGGAGGAACTAATGGAAAAGGCTCAACAGTAACTGCACTTGAAACAATTTATCACGTTGCCGGTTATAAAGTAGGTGCATTTACCTCACCCCATCTTATCCAGTTTAATGAACGTATCCGTGTCAATTTAACTCCTATTGCCGATGAGGAACTGTGCGAGGCTTTCAGTATAATTGATGAAGCTTGTGGAGGTTCCATATTAACTTATTTTGAAATGACTACCTTAGCAGCATTGTGGTTTTTCAAAAAAATGAAGTTAGATATTATTATCCTTGAAGTAGGATTAGGTGGTCGTTTAGATGCTACGAACATCGTTGATGCAGCTCTATCTATCATTACTACAATAGATTTCGACCACCAGGATTATCTGGGTGATACCCTTGATGCAATAGGTTATGAAAAAGCGGGTATACTTCGTCCAGGGAAACCATTCATTTACGCTGATACCGATCCACCCACCACAGTCACCGATGTAGCAACACAACTTGGTGTTCCTGCTTATTTTTGGGGGCAAGAGTTTTCTATTCACGAGCAAGATTCTACCTGGGAGCTCCATTACAACGAACTTGAGTTTCCTTCATTGTATGGGTTACCAAAACCTTCAATTCAGTTAAAATCGGCTGCTGCAGCAATTACAGCATGTCTTTTATTGGCAAATGATTTGCCAGTCATGCATCACCATTTTCAAATTGCTATGCAACGTGTTTTTATTCCTGGTCGATTGCAAGTTCATGAGGATATAGTGAGCACTTTATTTGATGTTTCTCATAATCCTCAATCGGCAAGGCTACTCGCGAATAAGTTACGCACGATGGAAAAAGCAAAAGTTCATGCCGTATTTTCAGCCTTGAAAGATAAAGATATTTTAGGTCTTATTATGCCATTAAAGGATTGTATTGATCATTGGTATCCGGCACAATTGCAGAACAAACGCGCGGCCAGTGAGGATTTATTGCTCACTTTTTTTAAGAATGCAGAAATTCCTGTAGAAATTTGTTATAATAATCCGCTTGTAGCGTTTGAAACTGCATTGAAACAAGCAAAACCTGGTGACTTAATTGTTGTTTATGGGTCTTTTTTTACTGTGAGTCATGTAATGGCTAATAGGAGATTCAATGAAATTAGTAATTGA